A stretch of Heterodontus francisci isolate sHetFra1 chromosome 1, sHetFra1.hap1, whole genome shotgun sequence DNA encodes these proteins:
- the rps3a gene encoding small ribosomal subunit protein eS1 produces the protein MAVGKNKRLTKGGKKGAKKKIVDPFSKKDWYDVKAPAMFNIRNLGKTLVTRTQGTKIASEGLKGRVFEVSLADLQNDEVAFRKFKLIVEDVQGKNCLTNFHGMDLTRDKMCSMVKKWQTMIEAHIDVKTTDGYLLRLFCVGFTKKRNNQIRKTSYAQHQQVRTIRKKMVEIMTREVQTNDLKEIVNKLIPDSIGKDIEKACQSIYPLHDVYVRKVKMLKKPKFELGKLMELHGEGGSGSSKPSGEETGAKVDRADGYEPPVQETV, from the exons ATGGCAGTCGGTAAAAATAAGAGACTGACCAAAGGAGGCAAAAAGGGGGCCAAGAAGAAGAT CGTGGACCCCTTCTCCAAGAAGGACTGGTATGATGTTAAGGCCCCAGCGATGTTTAACATTAGGAACCTGGGCAAAACCTTGGTTACTAGGACTCAGGGGACAA AGATCGCCTCAGAAGGCTTGAAAGGTCGTGTGTTTGAGGTGAGTCTTGCTGATTTGCAGAACGATGAAGTGGCTTTTCGCAAATTTAAGCTGATTGTGGAGGACGTTCAGGGCAAAAACTGTCTGACCAACTTTCATGGGATGGACCTAACACGTGATAAGATGTGCTCTATGGTTAAAAAATGGCAG ACTATGATTGAAGCCCATATTGATGTCAAAACCACCGATGGCTACCTGCTGCGCCTCTTTTGTGTAGGATTCACGAAAAAGCGAAACAACCAGATTCGTAAAACCTCCTATGCTCAACATCAGCAGGTCCGCACAATCCGCAAGAAGATGGTGGAAATCATGACTCGTGAAGTACAAACCAATGATCTCAAGGAGATTGTCAACAAGTT AATCCCAGACAGCATTGGTAAAGACATTGAGAAAGCTTGCCAATCCATTTATCCTCTCCATGATGTGTATGTTCGGAAAGTCAAGATGCTGAAAAAACCCAAGTTTGAAT tgggcaaactgatggagctgcatggTGAAGGAGGAAGTGGCTCAAGTAAACCATCGGGTGAAGAGACTGGTGCTAAAGTAGATAGAGCTGATGGATATGAACCCCCTGTCCAAGAAACTGTCTAA